GTAATTTTTTCAAAGTTTTTCCAAGATGAGAATCGTCGCCAAACAAAAGAATTTTTTCTATTATCCCAAGCAAGATTTTACTTTGTTCAATTACTTCATTTTCTACTCGACCATTCCAAAAAATTGGTAATCCGCACTTATGTGGTTGTGATCGTACTTGTATTTTTAGTTTTTATGGGATTAGGTACGGAATTTTTACCCGAATTGGATGAAGGTGCCATCAATTTTAGATGTAAATTACCAACGGGAATCCATTTAGACAAAACTGCAAACGTTGCAAATTTATTACGAGATGCGGTGAGTGAATTTCCTGAAGTTAAAGTTGTGATCACTCAATCAGGAAGAAATGATGATGGAACAGATCCTTTTGGTCCAAATCGCATTGAAGGCCTCATTACATTGGAAGATTATTCCAAATGGAAAACAGTTCATTCAAAAGCAGAAATGTTAGAAGTTTTAAAGGAACGATTTGAAAAATTAGTTCCTGGTGCAAAATTCAGTTTTTCTCAACCAATTTTGGATAATGTTGCAGAAGCGGTAACAGGATCAGCTGCTGATTTGTCTGTTCAAATCTCAGGAAGGGATGTTGCCGTATTATGGCAAAAAGCAAATGAAATTGAATCCGCCTTAGAAAAGTTAGAAGGTGTTTCAGCCATAGGAATTGAACAAGAAGGTCCCAATACAGAACTAAGTATCGCCATTGATAGAGAAGCAGCGGCAAGAGCAGGAATTAATTTTTCAGACATCCAAGATATCACCGAAATGGCAATTGGAGGAAAAGAAATCAGCAAATTGTATTTGGATAATCATATTTATAACATAACAGTTCGGTATCCTGAAGAATATAGAACATCTGTTAACTCAATCGGAAATATCAATATCAAAAGTAAATACGAAAGTAAATATCCACTCTCTTCTGTTGCAAGATTGGAATTGAAGGAAATGCCAGCTAAAATTGCCAGAAAAAATGGAAATCGAATGGTTTCTGTTTGGATTAACATCGAAGGCAGGGACCAAGGTGGATTTGTAAATGAAGCAAAAAAGATTGTGACAAAACAAATCAAATTGCCAGCGGATGTCGAAATTGATTGGGGAGGACAATTTGAAAACCTAACTAGGGCAAGTAAGCGACTTATGGTTGCCGTTCCTCTAACATTTGTTATTATACTTTTTATCTTATATTTAATGTTTCATAATATCTCTGATAGTTTACTTGTAATGTCTAGTATCCCGGTTGCAGCACTCGGAGGGCTCTTTTTTCTTTTTTTAAGAGGGATGCACTTTAATGTTTCGTCTGGAGTTGGACTCATTTCGTTATTTGGTATTTCCATTATGGGTGGGGTATTATTTGTCTCAAATTTTAATCATGCTAAAGAAAATAGAGAGATTAAAAATGAATCTGATTTAAAGGAATTAATATCGCACGTTTCTGAAATTCAGTTTCGGCCCAGATTTTTAACATTAACAACAGCAATCATAGGTTTATTACCAGCTATGCTTACTAATGAAATTGGGTCTGATATCCAACGACCTATGGCAACAGTGATTGTGGGTGGATTATTGTTCACTTTGATCATTGGAAACTTCACAATCCCTCTACTTTGTTATTTAAGTGAACAGAGAAAATTACTTCATGCGAAAAATTAATTTTTATCAGATTAAAAGGCGATTATTACAATTGTTGATTGTATCTGTTATTTGTTATCCTCTTTATGCGAATGATAAATTAAAAAAAGAATTCAGTTTTGACCAAGCAATTCAATATGCGCTTGCAAATAACAAACAAGTTACCATTGCAAAGTTTGAAATTGAGTTTACAAAAGCAGATCGGATCACTGCTGGTTTACGGCCAAATCCTTTTTTGAATATTGTTGCCGATGTTTTACCATTTAATCCAACTTCAAAACAATTTGATCCAAATCGAAATCAATATGGTGTTAGTTTAGGTTTTGTGATTGAGACTGCTAACAAACGGGAAGAAAGGATCAACGTTGCCAACAAAAGATTAAAAATGGACGAGTTGGTATTTTTGGAAACTTTGCGAAAAATATCAATTGCCACTGGCAATTTATTTATAGCAACACTTGCAGCAAGGGAACGTTATCTCTTAGCGGAAGAAAATTATAAAAATTTAGTGAATATCGTTGAAATTAACAGAATCAGATTTAAAAAAGAAGACATTTCTAAATTAGAATTATTGAGATCTGAAGTTGCACAAGATCAATATGCAGTTGCTAGAGTATCTGCACAGGTTGAATATATTAAATTAAAAAACGAACTGATTGTATTTCTTGGTTTAAATCCAAGCGAAATTGATATTGTGTTATCTGGAAATTTGGATTCGTTAAAACTTTTACCACAAATTGATGCTAACCAATTATTAAAATTAGCAACTGAAGGAAGGCCTGATTATCTTGCATTAGTAAATGCGGAAGACATTGCATTGGCAAATATGAAACTGCAAAGAGCAAATGCAGTACCAAACTTTAGCATTCTATTTGATTCACTCGTGCAACAAAACCAATATATGTATGGAATGTCTGCTAATTTGGAATTACCTGTATTCTCCAGAAACCAAGGAGAAATTGCAAAAAGTGAATCAGCCAGAAAACAAGCTGCCATATTTCGAGAAGAGTTATATTTAAACTTAGCAAAAGAAATGGCCATTACAGAAGAAGAAATCAAGGTAAGATTTGAAGCACTCGAACAAATGAGACAAATTTCATTATTAAAATCTCAACAAGCAGTCAAAATTGTAGAGTTAGCATATAAAGGTGGAGGCTCCACCTTACTAGAGTTTTTGGATACTACTCGATCCTATAATGAAACAAAATTAAAATACATTGATGCCTTAGTGGAATATGAAAAAGCTCTGTTAAATCTAAAATATATTACTGGATTTGATTATGAACCAAATTGATTCTTTGGAAAAAATCCATCAATGATTGATGATGGATTTTTTTGTAATCATAATTCGGGCATTTATTGGATAAGATGGATTCATTTAGGATCTTTTTGATTTCATTTTGTTTGTTAAAAGGAAGAGAAAGGGTTTTACCTTTTGAATCGTGGTGGATGAATGAGTCTAAAGATTATGAAAATTGAATATTTTACTAAATGGGAAAAAGACTCCCATTTAATCATCACTCGATTGACTGGTTTTGTAACAGAGCTAGATGTAAAAGAATGGGAAATTGGATTAAAACAAGTGTTTCAAGATTTACCGAAGGGAACCAAGTTTAAAATGTTTGTCAATTTTCATGGTTTAAGCCCTAGTTCGGTAACAGCTCATAAATCGTATCGAGATGTAATTCCACTTCTACTCAGTCAGTATGGATGGAGGATTGGGTATTTGGATTTGTTTGAAGAGGCCAATGATTTGACCATTTCCAAAACCAATGAAAGTGAATGTTATTTAGCCGTACATTGCCACCAAGATGGATATAAAATCCAAGAGTATGAAAGAAGATTCGGAAAGGAAAATGAACATTTTTACGAAGATCCCATTTTCTCTGAAGCTTGGATTCGAAGTTATGAATACCCAACACTAGTCTCTTCTTAAAGGAACTAAAAATGAAACTGAATGTAAGAATGCCAAACAATTTTAAAATTGCCTATCAAAAAGAAATCCAAAACTATAAGGATAGTTTGTCACAAAACAATGATTTGGCTGCATGGAGATTTTTGGAAAGGGCACATATCATTGGACAATATTTTCCAGTTCCTCATACTGGAAGCCATTTCCGAATGTTTCTTTTTGGAATTCGGAAAGGAGATCTAAAAGAAGTTTATGGTCAATTCATACGTATGGTCTTTGGTTGGATTGGGAGTTTGTTCAACCGAATTCCTGTCGGAAATACAGGCAGTGCATCAGTTCCTATATTTGCCCCCATGCCAATCCCTGATGATTTACGTTCCCTTCTTCAGAATGCAGATACCGAAGCTAAAGGTCTCTCTGGATTCAAAGAATAATTAATTTCATTCACAAGTTTTTACTTTTCTGCGATTAGTAAAAATAAGGAAGCATCTTCGTTCATAAACACTTTTTTTTCTTCTAAGATGACTTTTGAGTTCACAGTTTGATATCCAATAGTTTTTAAGATGGATTCCAATTCTCCTAGTAGGAATCCACTATGAATTTTTGGATGTGATACCTTTTCATTTTTACAAAAATCAACAATGAATAATTTTCCATTCGGATTTAAATGGTCATATAAAATTTTTAATATCGATTGAGTATCTGGTATGTGTAGAAGTACCAAAGACATAAGGATGTTGTCCACAAAAAGAGTTTTGTCCAGAACCAAATCGGAAGGGAACATTGTATGTGCATTTTTGATACCTTGTGATTTGATTTTGAAATTTGACACTTCCAACATAGAAGGGGAGTCGTCACATAAAATGACTTGTTTGTAATGGGAACAAAGTGGGATTCCCAAAAGTCCAGTCCCACATCCAAAATCTAACAATGAACTTTCAATTGTATTGTGAAGGAAAGGTTCTAATTTACCTAAAATTTGTTTTGCCAATTGGATACGATCATTGGTATCGTATTGTTTGGCCATATGTTCAAAAACACTTTGTTCCATAATGATTCTGTTTAGACCGACATTTGTTTCTTGTTGAATTCTTGGAATACAACATTTCTCTAAAAATTCACCATCATTCCCAAATACATTCCACGCAGACGATCAAAGTTTTCTGATTTTTTTGGTACATTCATTTCCCAATCGCCAATGACGGAAGGGTTTTGTGAACCGATGTTCGCTGTGGTCCGGCTGAATTGAACTTCGTTGTAATCTAGATAAGAGAACTTCGACACGATCATATTATAACCCACAAAAAATTTCATATTAGAATGGAAGGAATAAGAGAGAGATCCATCCCATTCATAACCTCTAAAGATTCCTTCTGTGCCAGCTGTGGACAAGGAATATTGGAAACGGTCTTCCATCAAGTTTGGTTGTTTGAAAAATCGAGTACCTTGTGTGTAAAATACATCCATTGTTAGGTGGAGTGCCAAATCTTGGCTGAGTTGGTAGACTGATTGGACAGAGGCTTGCGGACCATACGTAAAAAAATATTCTTTAAAAGTACCTTGTCCAAGGTAGTTTCCATAGAGGTAGCGGTTGATATTCCGAACCCCACCTCCCAGATACAATTTCCAATCTTTTGCGGGTAAAAATGTTTGGTAAAGGTTCAGTTCAAATTCAGACCTTGCCATGGGTGATAGATAAAATCGTGATAAGTTTCCTCCTTGTGCGGACTGTTGGAAGAGTAGGGTGTTTGCGTTTACAATTTCTATTTCAAAATAAGAAAGATCCACTTTGAATCTTTTCTCAACGTTTTCATAACTGAATACAAAAGGAATGAGAACCTTCCCATTTTCTTTGAGTGTAGTACTCGAACGAGTGGGAACTATGGATTCATTTTTATCCGTGAGAGAGGTGTATTCGTAAGGAAGGTATTGGTAGGTCTGTCGTTTTAAAAGCAAACTCCATTCTGATTTTTTGTTTTTTCCTTCTTGTAAGGAAGGTTCCATTTCTCTTCCTTCTGCAAAAACCATTGAAGAGACAGAAACAAGGAATAGATAAATTAGGTTCTGTTTCATTTTCCATTGTTATAGACTGATTTTGGAAATTGGAAACGATTTTTTCCCTTCGGATTTTCCACTTTCGCCTTGATGTTTCTAACAGTGGTGGCAAAAATTCATTTACGAAACGAGGAATCCCGCGAAATTAGAAGTTATAAATAGAGGTTTCCATGCCAGATTTTTTTTACGCCGATCCTTTCCCTTTAAAAGAAGACACCACTGAATACAAATTATTAACAAAAGATTTTGTAAGCACTGTCCCCTTTGGTGATAAAGAAATTCTAAAAGTGGAACCAGAAGGCCTTACCTTCCTTGCGGAAAAAGCAATGGAAGATGTTTCTTTTTATCTAAGAACAGCCCACCTTGAAAAAGTTCGCAAAATTTTAGACGACCCAGAAGCAACACCAAATGATCGTTTTGTGGCAATGGCACTACTTAAAAATGCAGTGATTGCGGCAGACAAACAACTTCCCTCCTGCCAAGATACAGGAACAGGCATTGTCATGGCAAAAAAAGGGGAATATGTCATCACAGGTGGGGATGATGCAGAGGCACTTTCTCGTGGGATTTATAATACCTATGTAAACCGCAACCTTCGTTATTCGCAAGTTGTCCCGCTTACCATGTATGAAGAAGTGAATTCTGGTTCCAATTTACCAGCTCAAATTGATATTTACTCAACTCCGGGTGATAAGTATAGTTTTCTCTTTTTGGCAAAAGGCGGTGGTTCCGCTAACAAAACTTATCTTTTCCAAGAAACAAAAGCATTACTCAATCCAACATCCCTCGAAAAATTTATAGCTGATAAAGTATCAAACCTTGGTACAGCAGCTTGTCCTCCATATCATATAGCAGTCGTCATTGGCGGAACTTCTGCTGAAGCAAATTTAAAGACCGTAAAACTTGCATCAGCTGGATATTTGGATCATTTGCCGACAAAGGGAGACAAATTTGGATCTGCATTTCGAGACATTGAATTAGAAGAAAAAATGCTGGCTGCTGCTCAGAAATCTGGAATTGGAGCTCAGTTTGGTGGAAAGTATTTGGCTCATGATTTTAAAGTCATTCGTTTGCCACGACATGGTGCTTCTTGCCCAGTTGGACTCGGTGTGAGTTGTAGTGCAGATCGTAACATCAAAGCTAAAATTACAAAGGATGGAATCTATTTAGAAAAACTAGAATACGACCCAGCAAAATTTTTACCTACCATTGACGAGGTCGATTCTAGTACCGAATCAGTTCATATTGATTTAAACCAACCGATGCCTGAAATTTTGAAGGTTCTTTCAAAATATCCAGTTAAAACGCGTGTTATGTTGTCAGGTCGACTAGTTGTGGCACGTGATATTGCTCATGCGAAACTAAAGGAAAAGTTGGATAAGGGTGAACCTCTCCCTGAGTATTTTAAAAACCATCCGGTGTACTATGCAGGTCCTGCAAAAACTCCAGAGGGGATGCCATCAGGTTCCTTTGGTCCAACCACAGCAGGTCGTATGGATAGTTATGTTCCCGTGTTCCAAGAAAAAGGTTTTTCGATGATCACTCTTGCGAAAGGGAATCGTTCTAAAGTGGTGACCGATAGTTGCAAAAAAAATGGTGGGTTTTATCTCGGATCCATCGGTGGACCTGCGGCATTACTTGCAAAAGAAAACATCAAAAAAGTAGAAGTATTGGATTTTCCTGAACTGGGAATGGAAGCGGTTTGGTCCATTGACGTGGAAAATTTTCCTGCTTTCATCGTTGTTGATGATAAGGGAAATGATTTTTTCCAAATGTTAAATTAATTGTGAACGAATTCAATTGATACACTGGTCGGATTCAAACAAAATGAAAGTGGTTCAAACATTCAATTGGTTTCAATATGTTTTGATCTTACTTTTTTCCCTATCTCTTTTGTATGGATCCGATCTTTCATCAAAAATCGAATCAACCGAGTGTCCCAAAAATTATACATGTCTTACGACATTTATTTCACCTGGTTCTATTTTATATGCACGTGAATTAGATTTATCAGTGATTTGGAATGATCGTCCATCTGCTTTTGACCAAGTGACTGTTCTTGCTGATGGAAGTGGTAAAATATTTGAAGTAGAAGTGGCAGAAAAAGTTTTTTATTATCGTGTCCTTTGGAAAGGGAAAGAAATTTTGGTCAGTCGTTTTGATTTAGATTTGAGTAAAAGCCTTCGGACATTGGACATTCAAAAAATATCACTTTTAAAAGAACCCACACCGAATGGAAAGATCCTAGCCAACCTACCAAAAAATCTTGTTTTCGATGTGATCGAAAATACACATCCATTACCGAAAAAACTAGGGTATGTAAAAGTAAAATATGAGGATCAAGTTGGTTGGGTGAAACGAAGTTCACTCAGTGATGACGAGTTTGATATTCGTTTTTACCAAGTCAGTTTAGAAACTCTTGTAAAACCATATACATTTTTAGCAAGAGAAGACAATTTCAAAACAGAGTTAACGATTGTAGGTAAGGACTTTATTGTCACCTCTTGTAAGATAGGTGAGCTTGCATGTAATGTTACTTCCCGAATGGGAGAATCTAGTTTTGGAATGCCAGAAGAAGCTGTTTATTTTGATCTCAATCTGAGTGATGGAAAACAATATGTTTGTGAGATGCGAAGGGTCGACTTTGTGAGCGAATTACAAAGAGTCATCCTGGAGGAAATCACAGAAGAAGAATTGGATCCTTTTATCAATTGTGGTCCTAAGGAAGAAGAAACTGAACCAACAGAACCTGAAGAGTCAAACGAAACAGATTAATGTATTCACAACTTTTCCATCATACGAATATTATCCAACACTCTGAATTCTTAAATCTGTGATCGATTCTCAATGATCAGAATTCTAAGCATGATCATTTGGAATCAAATCAAAGAAAAACGATACAGATTTTACTCATCATTTTCTCCGGAATTTGGTATTTCCTCTTAAAAATAATTTGTATTTCGAATGTTTTATGATGATATTAATTGAAAGTTAATAAATTATTTCACGTATTACAGATGGAATACAGAATAAATGAGAAATCTAATCATCATTGTATTTTTACTTTCGAATTTAAATTTCTGTATGGTTCATCCACTTTGGAAGCCATATTTTTTCCCAGAACAAGATGAAAATTCTAAACTACTTAAGATTTTAACAGCAGCGTATCTTTTCAATTTACCTAAAATTTATACAATTTCAAAACTGAATGGAGTAGAAGGTGAAGTGTTAACTCTCCTCGGCTCTAATTTTTCAGAATATTCCACCGAAAATATGATCTATTTTTCAGGGAATGTACAAGCTGAGATTTTATCATCAACACAAAACACAATGGTGATAAAAGTACCATTTGGTGCGAAATCAGGACGGATACGAATTGCAAATGCGAATGGTATTAGCGATAGTTTTGATGAATTTATTGTATTTCGGTATTTTTTAACTTTTTCAGCAGGTTCGAACACAGAGACTTATGGTTTAAATTTGTTAACTGGAAACATTAGTGCCGTATCGGGATCTCCTTATGCATTGAATATTCCACTTGGAGCAAAATTTTCTATCGATGGAAAATTTGCTTTCTCTGGTGGATTTGGACAAACAACAATTCAAAGTTATTCTGTAAACCAACAAACAGGCGTTTTGTCCATGTTAAATTCATCTGCTGGAACGACAACAGTGGATCCAGTATTCTTTGTTTTTCATCCAAATGGGAGATTTCTTTATGTTTCGAGTTTCTCTGGAGCTAGTATAGCAGCATTTGAATTAAATACATTTACAGGAAATTTAAGTAAGATCGGAGATTTTAGCCAATCTTGTACTTGTTCACTTAATCACTTAGACATTACGCCAGATGGAAAATTTTTATATGTGAATGGAAATGGAGGATCAGAACCCATCATGGGATATTCAGTGAACCAAATCAATGGATCACTGGCAAATATTGCGGGTTCTCCTTTTAATACAGGGGTTCCAAATATGGAGGCACTTTTAATTGATTCAACTTCTACATACTTATATTCTGTTGTTCAGTCTTCTGTGATCATTGCTCGAAGGATAAATACTTTAGATGGTAGTTTAACATCTCTTTCAGGAAGTCCATTCACAGGAACAACAAATAACTTTCGAGCTGTTATGCATCCTTCTGGAAAGTTTTTGTATACTGTTAATATTTTAGGTGCGACATTAGGAAAACATAATATCAATACATCAGATGGAAGTTTAAGTTTACCATCAAATTTAGTATTTGGAGAAAATCTTCAGTTTGTTACCTTAGATCCCACTGGAAAATTTGGTTTTGTTAGCAATACTTCAAGTACAAATTTTTATATGTTTCAAGTAGACGAAACTACAGGTACGCCAACATTGCTGAATGGGGGAGTTGGGTATGCAACATCTGGTGCAAACAATACAGTTCCAGTTGCCTATAGAATTGAACAACGATAAACTTGTTTCTGATACTATTATTCTGTCTATAAAATCTTAATCATATGTGTAAAACAATCAAACATAAAGTAAAATTCAAAGCTTCTCCCGAAATTATCTACGAATACATTGCTGATTCAAAAAAGATGACTTCTCTAACAGGGGAAAAGGCAGTCATTGGCCAAAAAGTTGGTAGCCCTTTTTCAATTTTGAAAGGGAAGGTCAATGGGGTCATAGTGGATATATTACCATCCAGACGAATTGTGCAGGCGTGGCGTAGGTTAGATTTTCCCGAAGGAATTTTTTCTATGGCTTCTTTTACTCTTAGAGAAACTGCAGATGGAGGTACTGAACTCATTTTAACCCACCGAGGTGTTCCCAAGGAGCTAATTCCTGAAGTTGAACATGATTGGAAACGTAATTTTTGGGACAAAATTCACAAAGAGATTCAATCTAAAAAATCAATTCATAGATCCTAAAGAATGATTATTAGTTTAGGATAGATTCGTTACAATCAATTGATGTATCATTAGATTCATACCATCTCATCCGGTTTTACCCAAGTATCAAACTGTTCTGAAGTTAAAAATCCTAATCGAATCCCAGCTTCTTTTAAGGATCGGTTTTCGCGATATGCAAGTTTTGCAATTTTTGCTGCTTTGTCATAACCAAGGTATGGATTCAAAGCGGTGACTAACATCAGTGAGTTTTCTAAATTGGATTGTATTTTGGATTCATTTGCTTCAATTCCATCAACACAATGTTTGGCGAAAGATAGGCTTGCATCAGATAGAAGGCGAATCGAATTGAGGACATTGAAGATAATCAGTGGTTTGAATACATTGAGTTCAAAATTTCCAGAAGCACCTCCTATGTTAACAGCGACATCATTTCCAATGACTTGAGCACAAACCATTGTGAGCGCCTCTGACTGTGTAGGATTCACCTTCCCTGGCATGATGGAAGATCCTGGTTCATTTTCGGGAATTTTAATTTCACCAATCCCTGACCTTGGTCCTGAAGACAACCAACGTATGTCGTTTGCAATTTTCATTAGAGATGTTGCGATGGTTTTTAGAATTCCGCTCAATTCCACTAACGAGTCGTTGGCGGCAAGTGCTTCAAATTTATTAGGAGCTGATGCAAAAGGAATTCCTGTTTCTTTAGCCAAGGCATTTGCCATTTTGGAAGGGAAGTTTGGATGAGTATTCAGGCCGGTTCCCACAGCAGTCCCACCGAGAGCAATTCTATAAAGAGAAGGTAATACACGGTGGATACGTTCTAAACTATAAGTCAATTGTTGTGTATACCCAGAAAATTCCTGCCCTAACGTGAGTGGGGTTGCATCTTGTAAATGAGTCCTTCCTATTTTAATGATGTGTTGGAATTTTTCAGATTTTTCTTTGAGTTTCGATTCTAAGAATTTTAGATTTGGTACAAGGTGATGGATCATCATTTCTGCAGAAGCAATGTGCATGGCAGTTGGAAAAACATCATTGGAACTTTGCCCTTTGTTCACATCATCATTGGGATGGATGGGTGATTTGGAGCCAAGTGGACTTCCAAACATTTCATTCGCACGATTCGCAATCACTTCATTGGCATTCATATTGGTTTGTGTCCCAGAGCCAGTTTGCCACACAGAAAGGGGAAAATGATCATCTAACAATCCTTCAATGACTTCGGATGCAGCTTTTACAATTAAATTTGATTTTGATTCCTCCAAAAGTCCAAGTTCAGAATTAATGATCGCAGCGTGTTTTTTAACAAGTCCCAAAGCACGGATCATCTCTCTCGGAAATTTGTCTTGTCCAATTGGAAAGTATTGAAGGGAACGTTCTGTTTGGGCTCCCCAATACCGAGAATTCGTGACTGCGATTTCTCCCATAGAGTCGGTTTCCATACGAGTATTTGTTGGTTCCATACAGAGATTCCTTGATTCGAGTTTTTACAATTAGACATAGAGAAGATATTGATGAGATGAGGATGAAAAGTTTAAATCAAAAAGGAGAACCTTTCTCAGCAGAACTTCCACTGAGAAAAGTATGTTTGTTACTTAGCTCGGTTGGTAAAAAGCTAAATAAGCAGCAAAAAGTCCCATAATTGGGAATACAAACCAAAGGATTTTTGCATATTTCGCATTTTTATAGGCTAGGGTAAGTAGACCACCAAACGCAAGCCAGATGACTATCTTTAAGATGATCCAAACTGGGAGAGCTGAGTGAGAAATATCCCGAAATTTCATAAGTCCAAAACCTGCAACTAGTAATAAAAGTAAACCAACTCCGTGAGAGATAGCAACAATGGCTTTGAATTTGTTATCTGATTTTTTTCCACCATTGATGGAATAAAGGGTTACTCCACCTAATGACAAAAATAAAAGAAACATTCCGAAAATATGAATAAGTTTGTACGCCTCGTATGACACAAATGACTCCTTGTAACTCTCACAATTCTTTCATACTCTAGTTTTCCTTGCGAGATTTTTCTAAGTTCTCGTGAAAGAAAAAGAACTAGGAATTCCTAGTGGCAAACAGATAAATTGGAAGTTATGGAGCCAGATCCAAACTCTCATCCACAGATACCACCCACAGGAAAAACATTACTACTTTTACGTGGCATTCCTGGTTCTGGGAAAACCACTCTCGCTAAACAAATTGCTGAATCAAGTGGGGCACCGATCTTTTCTATTGATTCCTACTTTGAGAATGAAAAGGGCGAATACCATTTTGATTATACCAAAAACCATTTGGCTTACAAAGAATGTGAATCCAAAACAAAAGATGCTTTGGAAGAAGGAAATCCCTTTGTCATAGTCGATCACACATTCACGTTAGAGTGGGAAATGAAACCTTACGAAGATTTGGCGAAACGATATGGGTATAGATTGTCTGTTGTTACAGTCGAAAATCGGCATGGCGGAAAGAACAACCATCAAATTCCTGAGGAACAAATCGAGAAGATGAAAGCTAAGTATAAGGTAGTTTTA
The sequence above is a segment of the Leptospira levettii genome. Coding sequences within it:
- a CDS encoding lactonase family protein; amino-acid sequence: MRNLIIIVFLLSNLNFCMVHPLWKPYFFPEQDENSKLLKILTAAYLFNLPKIYTISKLNGVEGEVLTLLGSNFSEYSTENMIYFSGNVQAEILSSTQNTMVIKVPFGAKSGRIRIANANGISDSFDEFIVFRYFLTFSAGSNTETYGLNLLTGNISAVSGSPYALNIPLGAKFSIDGKFAFSGGFGQTTIQSYSVNQQTGVLSMLNSSAGTTTVDPVFFVFHPNGRFLYVSSFSGASIAAFELNTFTGNLSKIGDFSQSCTCSLNHLDITPDGKFLYVNGNGGSEPIMGYSVNQINGSLANIAGSPFNTGVPNMEALLIDSTSTYLYSVVQSSVIIARRINTLDGSLTSLSGSPFTGTTNNFRAVMHPSGKFLYTVNILGATLGKHNINTSDGSLSLPSNLVFGENLQFVTLDPTGKFGFVSNTSSTNFYMFQVDETTGTPTLLNGGVGYATSGANNTVPVAYRIEQR
- a CDS encoding SRPBCC domain-containing protein, which codes for MCKTIKHKVKFKASPEIIYEYIADSKKMTSLTGEKAVIGQKVGSPFSILKGKVNGVIVDILPSRRIVQAWRRLDFPEGIFSMASFTLRETADGGTELILTHRGVPKELIPEVEHDWKRNFWDKIHKEIQSKKSIHRS
- the fumC gene encoding class II fumarate hydratase; the encoded protein is MEPTNTRMETDSMGEIAVTNSRYWGAQTERSLQYFPIGQDKFPREMIRALGLVKKHAAIINSELGLLEESKSNLIVKAASEVIEGLLDDHFPLSVWQTGSGTQTNMNANEVIANRANEMFGSPLGSKSPIHPNDDVNKGQSSNDVFPTAMHIASAEMMIHHLVPNLKFLESKLKEKSEKFQHIIKIGRTHLQDATPLTLGQEFSGYTQQLTYSLERIHRVLPSLYRIALGGTAVGTGLNTHPNFPSKMANALAKETGIPFASAPNKFEALAANDSLVELSGILKTIATSLMKIANDIRWLSSGPRSGIGEIKIPENEPGSSIMPGKVNPTQSEALTMVCAQVIGNDVAVNIGGASGNFELNVFKPLIIFNVLNSIRLLSDASLSFAKHCVDGIEANESKIQSNLENSLMLVTALNPYLGYDKAAKIAKLAYRENRSLKEAGIRLGFLTSEQFDTWVKPDEMV
- a CDS encoding DUF2878 family protein, translated to MFLLFLSLGGVTLYSINGGKKSDNKFKAIVAISHGVGLLLLLVAGFGLMKFRDISHSALPVWIILKIVIWLAFGGLLTLAYKNAKYAKILWFVFPIMGLFAAYLAFYQPS
- a CDS encoding ATP-binding protein, yielding MEPDPNSHPQIPPTGKTLLLLRGIPGSGKTTLAKQIAESSGAPIFSIDSYFENEKGEYHFDYTKNHLAYKECESKTKDALEEGNPFVIVDHTFTLEWEMKPYEDLAKRYGYRLSVVTVENRHGGKNNHQIPEEQIEKMKAKYKVVL